The Helicobacter jaachi DNA window CGAGCTTCATTTACGCGGAGATTGCGCCCGCGGAAGTCCTTTTCGTTAAGTGCTTCAATGGCTTTTAATGCTCCCTCATCATTCATTTCTACAAATCCAAAACCTTTTGGCTTACCAGTTTCTCTATCATTGACAAGTTTTACGGAAAATACTTCACCAAATTGAGAAAATAACTCTTTTAACTCATCGCGCGTAACGGCATATACTAAATTTCCTACATAAAGTGTTTTCAAAGGAGCTCCTAAAAAATAAAAATACCCTTAAATAAGGCTGTGGTATGCTATGATTTATTTACTTACAAGTTTCTTAAAATATCTTAATTATGCTACTCATTGCGTAAAACTTGCAAAGTATCTACTTGCGAAGCTTTTTTTGCCGGATAATATGATGATAAGCATACAATGATAATCGCTCCAAAAATAGTGCATACAAAATCAAGTAAGGACAAATCAAGCGGAAGCTTTGAGCTGCCATACACATCAGCGGGCAGCGAGATAATCGAGAATGTATCAAGCACATACATCGCCACGCCTGTAAGCACGACACCAAGCGCAATGCCGCTTAAGCCAATGGCATTACCCACCCAAAAAAATACCTTTTTAATCTCTTGTTTGCTCGCGCCAAGTGAGAGCAAAAGCGCTATTTCTTTGCGGCGATTCATCACTACCATAAGCAAAGAGCTAATGATATTAAGGCTTGCCATTACGATAATGAGCATAAGCACGATAAAAAGTGCGCGTTTTTCAAGCTCCATAGCGGAGAAAAAATTACCATTTTGCTGCCACCAGCCCTCAACGCCTGCACGCGAGGGGAAATGCTCGTTCAAAAATTGAGCAATAGCGGTAATATCTTGCATGGGATTTGGTGTGTGTATGTGAATGCCATCATACACATGCTCATCAATGCGGCGAATTTTTTGCAGTGCGCTTAGGTTGGTATAAACATAGGCTTCATCATACGCGCGCAGCCCAGATTCAAAAAAGCCCGCGATACTAAAGCGCTTATTAATAGGCGTGTAGCTAAAGCCAGATGGCTCAAGTTGGGTAAAAAATAAATCAAGCTTATCGCCTACCTCTAAGCCAAAATTATCGCTAAGCCCCTTGCCTACGAGGATTGAGAATTCTTTTTGCATAAAGGCGTGAATGTTTTGCGCGCGTATTTGCTCAATTTGCGCTTGTGTGAAATGCGCGGAATCTTGTGGCTCAAGGGCTTTTCTTACCACTTCATTTAGGCTAGATTCTGCTTGCATATCCACACCAAACACCATTGCTGCATTCATCGTATTGCCTACCTTGCCAACAGCCTGATAGCGCAAATAGGGGCTAAAGCGAAATTGCGGGAATTGCGCTTTTAGCGCATCTAAAATCTGCTTATCCACGCCCATATAAGTGGTAGAATACACACTTAGAGGATAATTCATAATAAAAAGCTTGCGCTCAAATTCTTTAGTCATACCATTCATTATAGCCATTGCCACGCATAGCACCATAACGCCCACGCCCACGCCAAAAAACGCCAAAAGCGCTGTGATAGAAATAAAAGGCTGCGTTTTATCAAAGCGCAAATAGCGCGGCAGCAAATAGGCGATGAGCGCTTTCATTATGCCAATAATCCCTTTTTGGGTCCGCCTTTGCCATGGCAGAGCTTATATTTTTTGCCACTACCACAGGGGCAGGGGTCATTGCGCGCGATTTTAGGCTTTTTAGTCCCTGCTTTTTCTTTATTTGCGCTAAATTCTTGCAAATCCTCATCAAGCTCCTCTTGCATACCTTGGAGCATTTTGTGGGCTACTTCATCTTCTTTT harbors:
- a CDS encoding RNA recognition motif domain-containing protein, translating into MKTLYVGNLVYAVTRDELKELFSQFGEVFSVKLVNDRETGKPKGFGFVEMNDEGALKAIEALNEKDFRGRNLRVNEARPRE
- a CDS encoding ABC transporter permease, whose protein sequence is MKALIAYLLPRYLRFDKTQPFISITALLAFFGVGVGVMVLCVAMAIMNGMTKEFERKLFIMNYPLSVYSTTYMGVDKQILDALKAQFPQFRFSPYLRYQAVGKVGNTMNAAMVFGVDMQAESSLNEVVRKALEPQDSAHFTQAQIEQIRAQNIHAFMQKEFSILVGKGLSDNFGLEVGDKLDLFFTQLEPSGFSYTPINKRFSIAGFFESGLRAYDEAYVYTNLSALQKIRRIDEHVYDGIHIHTPNPMQDITAIAQFLNEHFPSRAGVEGWWQQNGNFFSAMELEKRALFIVLMLIIVMASLNIISSLLMVVMNRRKEIALLLSLGASKQEIKKVFFWVGNAIGLSGIALGVVLTGVAMYVLDTFSIISLPADVYGSSKLPLDLSLLDFVCTIFGAIIIVCLSSYYPAKKASQVDTLQVLRNE